The Silene latifolia isolate original U9 population chromosome X, ASM4854445v1, whole genome shotgun sequence genome contains the following window.
tattgtaatgttattgCTGCCCAATAAATGACAAAAGACACCAAGTCAGCATCTTCAGAAGGAGGCTGAGCCTGTTCTTCCTCTGGCAACGGCTCCTCAACATAATCATTCTCAAAAGCATCAGCAGGAACCTCATAAATCCTAACTTGTGGCTTAGACGGGTCCTTAACAAGCACATACTTACCCTCATTCAACTTCATACACAAATCCACAATACTCTTAACAATCCTAAGTATTTTATGTGAATCGCACTGCTAGAAGTATTATACGCAGTAGTACATATGAATACGAACTAGAAGTAGAGAATTATCGGGGAAACTGGAGCTGTCGGAGAGACCACTTGTTGGTTTGTTTCAAATTTCCTTGGCTTTCGATTTTTTTtcctgtcaaaaaaaaaaaaaaaataaccagAGGAGTAACAGCAGGGATACTTGTTTGACAATCCGTCTCTCTTCGCTGCTGAACAGTTGAATACTTGAATCGATCCATATGAATGACAAGATTGGACTGCTTTCTTCCGGTCATCCCTGGCCTAAATTTCCCAATTACTCTTAACAATCCCTGGCCTAAATCTCAACATCACTCACCATAACCCTaacccccaatttctagggttcttTCTCGAATCAAATCCCAATCGAAGCTACAACACTTCAGCAACTCACCAATCACCACCACTGTACTCTCCGACAAAGTCACAACAATCGCGCGACGAAATCTCTAACCTAACCTTAATGGATGTGGCGGATTTGACGGCTTTATTGGGTTCGAATTTGGAAGTCATGATTCATGGGATGAGCTTCAATCTCCAAGGAATGGGCGATGGCGCTGCGGCCACGGCTGCAGATGCGACATCGGTGGAGAAGAAGGAGGCGAGGCCTCCTTTTATTTGAAGCTCGAAGTCGGGTTCGAACCAAGTGCCAGGGAGTTGGGGTAATTGAATTATTGTGTCGTCGATAGCCGGGTTCGAATTTTCAGCTTCCTTGCCCTGAACAGTACGGTAATCATGTCATGTGTGTTGTCTTCAATTTCCTTAAAGATGGATATTAGGATGGAGATATGTGGATTTAGGATGGAGATTTCAGGGaatataatagaagagagagaaagaaaaagtaAAGTGTCAAGTAATATAAAAGTCGCGGGTCATTGATTTATCTGCTTGGTTAATCTGAGCCGTAAGATCTTATTATTCAATGGtttagattttccaaactcacaactcaccgtaagttTGGTTCTTATTGTGAGTTTCTGCTCACAAATATAAGCCTttgaatgaaaataaataaacCGTTGGATTGAACACAATATTAACAAAAAAACAAGAAAGAAAACGCGGTAACATCTTAAATATCGCCCCCACCGACAATGTCGCCAAATCCCCAATTGAATAAAtcataaaccctaaaccccaattTAATCCCCAATTGAATAAATCCCCAATTTAATCCCCAAATTTCACTCCATTCTTCCTTAATCACTCAACACACCGACAATATCGGCAAAAATTGTGATTTGTGAAGGTGATGATGTTGAAAGTGTGATCAAGAGCGCGTTTCTTTGGCCTCTGGAATCGCCTTCGTCTGGTATTTGTTTCGAGTTTGCTACTTCTAATGATGGTAATCCTTTATTTTTGAAGATTTTATGTGAGGCTGGTTGAATATGGAGGATAATTGTGATTCGTGAAGGTGATGGTGGTGATGTTGAGGTGAGGGGGATGTAGGTGACGGAAATGGTTTGGGTGAAAGGAGAGTGTGATGGTGAGGTGGTGGCTGACCACGACTGGTGATATTGGGCTGCTTGTGGTTCGTTGGTGGTCTCGAGTTGGAGCAGGTGCGAGTGAAGGGTGGTATGATACGAAAATTTGCACGAAAGCGATTTAAAgaataataaacaataatgaaaaagAGATATTTGCTTCGAAATTTGTCTTAAAATCGAAACAATGAGATATTTGCACGATCTAtacctatagatcgaacaatggtgaactataatcaagacctattgattataactcgggttaatgcttgaaaacgcgtcaaacaataacaattttGGAACGAACTCGTCGAACCGATGTTTACAACTGTAAACGAAAAACTCACTGTTTTTATTCAATAACTCAATCGATATATAAATAACATACAACGACctcttatttatactagaaaataaACGACCTAGTGCTGGCTTGCTTCACAAGTTAATGTTTTCCTAAAATTGACTTTCCTAAACCGAATAGAGCACAACTTTCCTAAACTCGAGTTTCCTAAACCTAATAGAATTgacttattattcttattctgaaaattgaaattaggaaataaaataaaccaACTTATTACTAATCTGAaattcaaataataataataattaaataagatgACGATATTCCATTTTCGAGCTGAACTTGAGCTAATTCGCTTCCTCGTTATGCGTGATTTAGTTCTAACATTCCGATACCGTCATTTTTGGATCAAGTTGGTCTGTCCATGGTGGCGCAAATCAGTTGTAGATTTGTTTCATGTCGGGTTTTGACACCAAGTTCGTTGCTACTTCCTTGATGGTTCAAATTGCAAGTTTGCAGCTTGAGGTCAAAATTGATAAAGCTTGCTCTGTTCGGCTTGGAATTGTTCTTGCCATGCTTCTTCTGGTATCAAATTTGTCCGTTCTTTCAGACTGTGGAATCAATATGCTCGAAAGAGCTACAGTTGTCATGGTGTGATCTTGATGCAGTGCATCTCAATAAGCTGAAAAGAGTGGGAGATAGTTATTCTTACTTTCTAGTGTAGTTAGTAATTATTGAGACGAGGTACTTATGATCCGGGTTGAAAGTattcaaaaagaaaagaaagtgaTTGTCGTCATCTTAGCTAATTAAATAAACTGGTAAATTTAGAAAATTTGAAAGTGAAAGTTGATTTTTTATGATGAATTTGGTAGAAAGAGCATCACAAATTTTGCGTGTTGGCGGGAGTTTAAGGACAAAAGCAGTCCATATTGTTTTAAAGGAATGATTAAGGAATGTTTAAAGCTAAAAtagatgatgaattgatgatggttattttttttttttgacagcaataAATAGCATAGCTTACAACAGACCTTTCAGAGCAAGATTATGAGCTATCCTATTTACTCCCCTAGGACAGAAATTAAGAGAGCAACAGTGAAAATGAGACGCAATAGACTTAATATCCTGGATAATGCAAGTAATAGACGCAATAGGCTTTTCCGCTCCAGCAACCTGCATAACCAAGACAAGACAATCCGTAACCAATCTAACATGAAGATGCCCGTCATCCAAGGCCCATTTTAGCGCCTTGATAGCAGCCTGACCTTCGGCTTGCAGGGCAGAAGAGGCAAACGAGCGAGCATTCGCAAAATTCCTTAAGGTCCCATCACCATCCAAAAAGCACCACCCCATGCTAGAACTTTTATCATCCCTCCAAGCAGCATCACACTTAACAGTGCAAACATTTTCGCACACAGGTCCACCAACAATCCAATAAGGAAATGAGTTTCTAATCCTTTTCGCTAATCCAAAATCAGAAGAGAAATCCAGCAAAGACGCTTGAAGGAGGCTAGCATCCTTATTGCACACAACCTCATTCATACCCTGAATGTCACCAAGAATAGAATTGAGAGGACCCATAGGCCAAGGGCGACGACTCCTGAAGACCATATCATTCCTACAGCACCAAATTCTCCAAAGGGTAGCTATAAGGGGAAAAAGGAGGGAGTTAGGATCTGGGCCAATTAAGAAATACGTGACCCAGTTTATGACCCAAATCCTAACATCAATATCCATCCCCCCAGTGATTCTAACGCCTAAAGGATAGCCAAACCAAAGA
Protein-coding sequences here:
- the LOC141619908 gene encoding uncharacterized protein LOC141619908 → MGPQKPCLGLRSFYNNIAWIIGSSSRLNAWKSKWIEGYSLHDLCGASVDAPTDSTLLSGYYAAKVLSDGPSTGVDRSRMSAPIVAFCKSKLWKLPISNKLRVFLWKFMANVLPVGSEFLKRKMNWRSSCTLCDGLPTCVESISYLFRDFSFARALWFGYPLGVRITGGMDIDVRIWVINWVTYFLIGPDPNSLLFPLIATLWRIWCCRNDMVFRSRRPWPMGPLNSILGDIQGMNEVVCNKDASLLQASLLDFSSDFGLAKRIRNSFPYWIVGGPVCENVCTVKCDAAWRDDKSSSMGWCFLDGDGTLRNFANARSFASSALQAEGQAAIKALKWALDDGHLHVRLVTDCLVLVMQVAGAEKPIASITCIIQDIKSIASHFHCCSLNFCPRGVNRIAHNLALKGLL